CCCTCATGACGAACGAAGAGATCCATGCCGTCCCCGTCCGTACCGCCCCGGGCGGCGATCCGGGCGGCGACCTGGACGGCGATCTGGCGTCGCTGCGCGGGGACGGCGCCCGGATGGCCCCGCGCTGGTCGGCTCCCGCCCGGAGGACCGGAGCGGCCCCGGCGGCGGCGGTGTCCGCCGCCCGTATCCACGGCGTGTCGGTCCCGGACACGTCCGCCCGGCTGCTGGAGGGGATGTCGGAGTACGGCGACTGAGCGGAGTACGGCGGCCGCGCGGCCGCGGGATCCGTCGCGGGCCGCGGGATCCGTCGCGGTGTCCGTCGCGGCCGGTGGAACCGGGCGCTCCCCCGGCGCGTCCCATCGCCGTCCCCCGTGAGGGGGATACGGGACATGACCCGTCGGCCGTCGACTTTGTCAGGGCCGGGTCAGGGTCACCGGGACGGCAGCGCAGGCGAAGGAGCGATGCGGTGAACACCGAGCGACCGGACCACGAGGACGCGGCGAAGGCGGCGACCGCGGATGCCGCGGGGCCCGCGGGCGGTGCCGGCGGCGGGCACGACGACCACGGCGGCGGTGACGACGGCAGGGGCGGCGGCGGAGGCGGTGACCGCGACGGCGGGCGGAGCCCGGACGACGAGGGCGGCGGGCGCTTCCGGCGGGGCCGTCCGCCGCTGGTCGCCGCCTCGGTGGCCGCCGCGGTGCTGCTGGCGGGCGGCGGCGGGGCGTATCTGGCCATGGGCGCGACGGGCGGCTCGGACGACGGCCGTACGGACGCCGCGGCGTCCGGCGGCCACGGCACTCCCCCGCCGCTGGCGCTGGACGACCACACCGCGACCGTCACCCGGTCGGGACCGGGCACGGACGGCTCGGGCCCCGCCACCGGTGGCCCGAACGGCGGCTCGAACGGCATCGCGCCCGGCGAGCCCGACCCGTACGGCACCACGTACCGGGCGGCGGGCGCCCTGCCCGAGGGGCCCGGTTCGGCGCCGGTGTACGCGGCGCGGGGCGAGGTCACCCGCGAGGAGGCGGCGCGGCTCGCCGCGGCGCTCGGGGTGGCGGGCGCCCCGGTGGCCGACGCGCAGGGGTGGCGGATCGGGAACGTCAAGGACGGCGCCGGGCCGGTGCTGCGGGTCGGCCGGGCGGCGCCGGGGACCTGGACGTTCAACCGCTATCTGCCGGGCACCGACGACTGCAAGGGCCTGATGTGCCGGCACGATCCGGCGGCGCCCGCCGCGCACCCGGTGAGCGAGGCAGCGGCACGCAAGGCGGCGGCCCCGGTGCTGAAGGCGGCGGGGCAGGAGGGCGCGGCGGTGGACGCGAGCCGGACGCAGGGCGCCCAGCGGGTGGTCGAGGCCGATCCGGTGGTCGGCGGGCTGCCCACGCAGGGCTGGACGACCAGCCTGACCCTCGGTCCGCAGGGCGAGGTGCTGGCCGCCGGCGGACAGCTCAAGGCGCCGGTGAAGGGCGACACGTACCCCGTGCTGGACGCCCGCCGCACGCTGGAGCTGCTGAACGCGGCGCCGCACACCGGCGGGGGCGGCGGCATCGGCGGGTGCGCCGCTCCCGTACCGCTGAAGGACCCGGCGAAGGACCGTACGAAGGACCGGCCGGCGGCGCCGTGCGACTCGTCCGCCACGGGCGGGAAGGCGGCTGGCGGCTCCTCCTCCGCTCCGGGCGGCGGCGGTACGCGGACCACCCTGACCGTCGAGAAGGCCGTGTTCGGGCTGGCGGCGCACCCCTCCGGGGGGCGGCAGACGCTGGTGCCGTCCTGGCTGTTCCAGGTGCGCGGGGCGGCCGGGCAGTCCCCGTTCACGGTGACGTATCCGGCGGTCGACCCGAAGTATCTGGCCTCGCCCGCCCCGCCGTCCGGGCAGCCTGAGCCCCGGCCGAGCGGACCGGGCGCGACCACTGCCCCGGCCACCCGCGAGGTGCACCCGGCCGGGTACAGCGCCAGTGGCGACGAACTGACGGTGACCTTCGAGGGCGGTGTGTGCGCCGACTACCGGGTGTCGGCGAAGGAGGACGCCGGGCGGGTGACCGTCACGGTGACCGAGACGCCCTGGCAGGGCAAGGTCTGCATCATGATCGCCAAGGTGTACCACCGGACCGTGCACCTGGACCGGCCGCTCGGGGAGCGGACGGTGGTCGGCCCGGACGGCCGGGCGATCCCGTCCCGGGCCGCGGGCGCCGGACTGCCCCAGTCGGGGACGCCGGTGCGGTGACCGGAACGCCGGGCCGGGCGGTGCGGCGCGGGAAGGAACAGCGGAAGGCGGCAGCCCCTGAGGGGGCTGCCGCCTTCCGTCGTTCGTCTGTTCGCTTCCCGTCGCGGCGGGGGTGCGGCTCAGCTGAAGGAGTCGCCGCAGGCGCACGAGCCCGTCGCGTTCGGGTTGTCGATCGTGAAGCCCTGCTTCTCGATGGTGTCCACGAAGTCGACGGTGGCGCCGCCCAGGTAGGGAGCGCTCATGCGGTCGGTGACGACCTTGACGCCGCCGAAGTCCTTCACGACGTCCCCGTCGAGGGAGCGCTCGTCGAAGAAGAGCTGGTAGCGCAGGCCGGAGCAGCCGCCGGGCTGGACGGCGACCCGCAGGGCGAGGTCGTCGCGGCCTTCCTGGTCGAGCAGGGCCTTGACCTTCGCCGCTGCGGCGTCGGTCAGGACGATGCCGTCGGTGACGGTGGTGGTCTCGTCCGATACGGACATCTACATCTCTCCCGGGTTGTACGGAGACTGCTTGCCGACGAGTTCAACCGGTGGGGCCGCGCATTCATTCCGGGCCGGGCGCGTGCTTTTCGGTGTTCCACGCGGTTCCACGCGCGTGCTGCTCGTCCCGCTCGTCCACTTCATGCTCGCACATACCCGAAAGTGCGCGCAGTGGCCGGGCGCCGGGATTCACGTCACATCGACATGATGGCCATCGTCAAAGTGACGTGAAGCGGTTATGATAGATAGCGTCAATTAGACGAAAAGTAGAAAGGGTGCGTGTCGTGACCACCGCCCAGACCCAGGAGCTCGACGTTCAGCCGACGCCCCTCGCCCTGTTGCTGCTCGGCCGCGAGGCCGACCCGAGGAGCGAGCGCGGCGTCGAGTGCCCCGGCGACCTCCCCGCCCCGTCCGACCCGGACCTGGTGGCGCGCGCCCGCGCGGCCAAGGAGAAGCTCGGGGACAAGGTCTTCGTCCTCGGCCACCACTACCAGCGCGACGAGGTCATCCAGTTCGCCGACGTCACGGGCGACTCCTTCAAGCTGGCCCGGGACGCGGCGGCGCGGCCGGAGGCCGAGTACATCGTCTTCTGCGGTGTGCACTTCATGGCGGAGTCCGCGGACATCCTGACGAACGACGGGCAGAAGGTGGTCCTGCCGGACCTGGCGGCCGGCTGCTCGATGGCCGACATGGCGACGGCCGAGCAGGTCGCCGAGTGCTGGGACGTGCTGACCGAGGCGGGCGTCGCCGAGCAGGTCGTCCCCGTCTCGTACATGAACTCCTCGGCCGACATCAAGGCGTTCACCGGGCGGCACGGCGGCACCATCTGCACCTCGTCGAACGCGAAGCGGGCCCTGGAGTGGGCCTTCCAGCAGGGCGAGAAGGTCCTCTTCCTGCCCGACCAGCACCTGGGCCGCAACACGGCGGTGCGGGACATGGGCATGTCCCTGGACGACTGCGTCGTCTACAACCCGCACCGGCCGAACGGCGGGCTGAGCGCCGAGGAGCTGCGCGCCGCGAAGATGATCCTGTGGCGCGGCCACTGCTCGGTGCACGGCCGCTTCAGCCTGGACTCGGTGAACGACGTCCGCGCCCGCATCCCCGGGGTGAACGTCCTGGTGCACCCCGAATGCAGGCACGAGGTGGTCTCCGCCGCGGACCACGTCGGCTCGACCGAGTACATCATCAAGGCGCTGGAGGCGGCCCCGGCCGGCTCCAAGTGGGCCATCGGCACGGAGCTGAACCTGGTCCGCCGCCTGGCGAACCGTTTCGCCCCCGAGGGCAAGGAGATCGTCTTCCTCGACAAGACGGTCTGCTTCTGCTCGACGATGAACCGCATCGACCTCCCCCACCTCGTCTGGACCCTGGAATCCCTGGCCGAGGGCACCCTCGTCAACCACATCCAGGTCGACAAGGAGACGGAGACCTACGCGAAGCTGGCACTGGAACGGATGCTGGCGCTGCCGTAGGGACTTCCGTCTGCGGTTCATCGACGGTTCGTCCGCGAGTCGTCCGCGAACGAACAAGGGGCGCCATCCGTCGGCTTCCGACGGGGCGCTCCTTGTCTTCGTACAGAATTCGAAATATCAGCGAAGTCGCTTCTGCTTATCACCGACACCAGAAATCAAGCGAGCCAGCGCGACGAGGGCCACCATGGCGCCCAGCACAAGAAGCGTCTCCGCAAGGCGCTCAAGGTAACTTCCCTCTCCTGTCGTTCCGGACAGAACAAGGACGAGACCACACATCAGCAAGAGCGCTGCCGTACACCATGTGGCCGGGAGGGTGGAACCGACGCCCCATAGCCCCGATCTTTGATTCCTCTCGGAGTCTTCAGAACTCCCCCTCTGCTGCCGTTTCATGCGAAGTACGACCCCAGGCAGCAAAGGGACGGCAACCAGCGCGGCTCCGGCAGCCTGCCAGGGCGGCCCCGCGTAGAGGGCAAATGCCGCCGCAGCACTCACCCACGCCGAAACGAGGACCATCACCACAAACTGCATGACTTTCACCTCAGCCGCCCATCAATTCACCCATCTGGCACCGAACCCCATATGGTTGACTACCTGCCTGCCGTACTGTCCTCCCTTCCAGAAGCGGCCACCATTTCTCCACCCCGTAGCAATCAGGGTACTGAACGTATGGTAAGGGCTTGTTCTACTCATAAGCATTGCCGCCTAGTTGGCGGGGTCGGAGCGGTACTTCCTGCACTTCGTCCGGGATTTCGAATCCTTGAGCGGGGTCTGGTGCGAGCGCCACTTGCCGTTGTCGTACGTGTAGCCGACGGACATGCCGCGGTCCTGGCCCCAGCGGTCGTCATTGTAGGAGGCTCCGCCGGCGGGGCCGTCGGGGCGGAGGCCGTCGGGGTCGGACTTGGTGATGGGGTTGTTGTGGGCGTAGGAGTAGGCGTTCATCTGGGCCGGGTCATCGGTGTCGATGACGGGGTCGACCGAGAGGAAGCGGCCGAGGGCGGGGTCGTATTCGCGGGCGCCGAGGTGGATGAAGCCGGTGGGGTCGGTGGTGCCGCCGACGAAGCCACGGGTGCCGGGGATGGTGCCGGTCTGGGTGGAGCGGTTCTCGCCGAAGGGGAGTTGCTTGCGGCGGGTGACGGCGAGGGTGGTCATGGCAACGGCTGCCATCGACGTGCGCATCCGATCAACGACCTCATGCTGTACACCGACCTCTACGGCCTCGAATGCGCCCAGCAGGCATCCGAACGCGCCCGCGACGCAGGACTGCCTCCGCTTGTACCGGCCGCCAGCCTCTACCACGGACTCATGACTCGACGACCATGTGCCCTCGCCTGCGGCAACGCCGGCCGGATCCACACGGCAACGTCATGGCTCCCCGAACCGCTCACCACCCACGTCACCGGGCTACTGCTAGCTGGCCAAGTCCTGCGGCAAGAAGCCCTGCCCGAACCCGAGGGTCCACACCCTGCTACGGCCTGACC
The sequence above is drawn from the Streptomyces sp. SAT1 genome and encodes:
- the erpA gene encoding iron-sulfur cluster insertion protein ErpA; the encoded protein is MSVSDETTTVTDGIVLTDAAAAKVKALLDQEGRDDLALRVAVQPGGCSGLRYQLFFDERSLDGDVVKDFGGVKVVTDRMSAPYLGGATVDFVDTIEKQGFTIDNPNATGSCACGDSFS
- the nadA gene encoding quinolinate synthase NadA, yielding MTTAQTQELDVQPTPLALLLLGREADPRSERGVECPGDLPAPSDPDLVARARAAKEKLGDKVFVLGHHYQRDEVIQFADVTGDSFKLARDAAARPEAEYIVFCGVHFMAESADILTNDGQKVVLPDLAAGCSMADMATAEQVAECWDVLTEAGVAEQVVPVSYMNSSADIKAFTGRHGGTICTSSNAKRALEWAFQQGEKVLFLPDQHLGRNTAVRDMGMSLDDCVVYNPHRPNGGLSAEELRAAKMILWRGHCSVHGRFSLDSVNDVRARIPGVNVLVHPECRHEVVSAADHVGSTEYIIKALEAAPAGSKWAIGTELNLVRRLANRFAPEGKEIVFLDKTVCFCSTMNRIDLPHLVWTLESLAEGTLVNHIQVDKETETYAKLALERMLALP
- a CDS encoding RHS repeat-associated core domain-containing protein, producing MAAVAMTTLAVTRRKQLPFGENRSTQTGTIPGTRGFVGGTTDPTGFIHLGAREYDPALGRFLSVDPVIDTDDPAQMNAYSYAHNNPITKSDPDGLRPDGPAGGASYNDDRWGQDRGMSVGYTYDNGKWRSHQTPLKDSKSRTKCRKYRSDPAN